The genomic segment AGCACTTGGTATTACAGCAGCAATCGTTGCCCTTGCGAATCTCGGATCACTTCTCGCACTTGCATTTTCAGCATTGATTGCATACGCGGGGTTCCATTACTTCAAAAAGAGCACTTCCACAATCTTGAAATTGTTCTGGGGAGGCGTACTTGTCATTGGCTTGTTAACAGCAATAGCAAATGTACCGGCATTCATCGGAATCATTGCTTTAGTCGGTGTTCTGTATGTTTGGCGTAAATGGCATGGCTCAGAAAACAGTAACATCATCAATAACCCTACTGACGATCCATTCGTAAACTTCGAACGTCAGTGGAATGAAATTACAAAATAATGAGGAGGAACTAACTATGAACTCACTTTGGAATAGATTTAAATACTCGGTACAAGCAGATCTTCACACGGTGCTCGACAAAAAGGAAAGCAAAAATCCAATTGCCATGTTAAATCAATACATCCGCGAGGCAGAAAAACAGACCGAATCAATCGGGAAATTGCTTGAACGTCAAAGCAAACTAAAAACAGAACTGCAGAAAGAGTTGGCAGAAGCTGAAAAAATGTCAGAAAAACGTCGTAGTCAGCTTGAACTTGCACAAACTGCTGGTGAAGAAGACTTAATCGCATTTGCCGAGGAGGAAATCGCTGCGTACGATACGCGTGCAGCAGAACTTTCGGAAAGCGTTATGGAAACGGCTTATGAATTAATTTCACTGGAGCGTAAATTCGAGGAAATGAAACATAAAGTGAAAGATATGAAAGTTCGTCAGCTGCAATTGATGGGGAAAGAGAATGTGACCCGCGCCCATCACCGGATGGATCAAATCATCTCTCCTGAAAATGCAGACAGTAAAATGGCATCAGTTGGCGATATGAAAAAGTATATCGAAAACCTTGGCGGAAAGATTGAACGTGAGTACGAAACGTCATCAATGGACCGTCGCCTTGAGACATTAGAGAAAGAATCCGCAAAAGAAGTAGAAATTGTGTAAAATAGACTGTAGGATGCAGGTATGCAACCGTCGCCGCAGGAATCGGTGTACTGAGGTTGCGTACCTTTTTTCTTATTTACAGATAATCTGACCTCAAGAAGGGAGAATAACAAAATGAAACGAATCGATACAAGCAAAATCACATTTTGGGGGCTAACTTTCCTGCTACTCATTTTTGTGGAGGCAGCTTTCTTTCATAACGGCAATATCGTGTTCGTCCTTCTTGGTGCCGGACTAATTTATTACGGTTTGCGGAAACGATCGAAGCTGCTATTTTTACCAGGCCTGTTTTTTATCGCAATGGCACTTTTCACTTTGTGGAGTTTACGGATGCTCATTTTCACCGTCATCATCTACGTCCTCGTAAAACTATGGAAGGGCGTACCGTCGGAAGAAATAATGCGTCCTCTCAAAAATCTTCAACGAGAAACGCCCAACGGAATTTGGAAAAACAAACTATTTTCCGTCCAGTCATCCCCCTTTGCGTCTTATGAATGGGAGGACATCCATATCCACGGATTCTTTGGTGATATTCACATCGATGTAACGGATACAGTACTGCCAAAAGGAACTTCTTTAATTTCTGTTAGGCAAGGTATTGGAAAAATAAAAATTGACTTACCTTACGAAATCCCCGTACGCATTCATTACACGACATTAATCGGTGATGCTAAGCTTTTCAATATTTATCGGAAACGGCTCATTAATGAATCGCTCCATATGAAAGATAGCTATGAAGGAAAATCTGCTGATTCCCCTGAACTTATCATTACGCTTTCCACTTGGGGCGGAGATGTCGAGGTGACACGAAAATGAAGGCAGTCATCGGACGCGGACTTGTTTTATCAATTTTATTTATTGCGATTGCAGCGGTGTACATCTATTTTCTTCTTGGTTTGCCAATAGAGGAAAGTTGGTTTGCGTTTTATGAATTGCAATTTGCGAATGTTTCGCTTGGCTTGTGGATTTTGACAACTATTTTCTTGCTTGCCTGGGGAATTGCTATATGGACAGGTTTTTTAGGAAGTTCAAAAGAGAAAGCAATCGAGCAAAGAATAACAGGGTTGATCGACACTGAGCTAGAAACTGATTCAATCGAGAAGTTCTCTCCACGTATGGACCGGGCAATCGGGACCGTATCAACGGTCATTCATACGCAGCGAAAAAGTCTGCAACGGATCATAGATGAGCGTGCGGAGGAGCAAGACAAACTTATCCAAGAACGAATTATACAAGAACGACAGCGACTCGCGCGCGAGTTACATGATTCTGTATCCCAGCAACTGTTCGCCGCATCGATGCTATTATCCGCTATTACGGAAAATAATGAAGTTGCTATAGCACAAAAACCGGTACTCCAAGTCGAGCGAATCGTCCAACAGGCGCAACTGGAAATGCGCGCCTTGCTACTCCATTTACGACCGGCGCCCTTGAATAACAAATCACTTGCCGAAGGACTTGAAGAACTTTTAATTGAATTAAGGGAAAAAGTGCTATTCGATATCCGATTCCGTTTGGAAGAAGTGACATTATCAAAAGGTGCGGAAGACCAGTTATTCCGAATCGCGCAGGAGACGCTGTCCAATACACTGCGCCATGCACAAGCCACGGAAGTCGATGTGCTATTTGTGGAACGAGACGGGCTCGCAATTTTCCGGGTGCAAGATAATGGTATCGGATTCAAAGATAGTGATGGAAAAGGCGGCTCATATGGTCTGCAAAACGTTAAAGAACGTGCAATTGAAATCGGTGGAACATGCAAAATCGTTTCCGTTCCCTCACAAGGGACGATTGTGGAAGTGAAATTACCTGCTCGAAAAGGAGATGGACCGAATGATCAAGATCCTGTTAGTGGATGACCATGAAATGGTGAGAATCGGTGTTTCTGCCTATCTACAGATTCAGCCCGATATGGAAGTCATCGGCGAAGCGGTAAATGGGCGCGAAGCCGTAGGAAAAGCACTTGAGTTACGCCCCGATATTATATTGATGGATATGGTGATGCCGGAAATGAACGGTGCCGAAGCAACTGCTGCCATCATTAAGGAGTGGCCGGAAGCAAAAATCGTTATCGTGACAAGTTTTTTAGATGATGACAAAGTATATCCAGCACTCGAAGCAGGCGCAATCAGCTATATATTAAAAACATCGAATGCGAAGCGAATTGCAGAGGCCATCCGTGAAACATTAAAAGGACAAACAGTATTGGAACCTGAAGTCACAACAAAAATGATGCGCAAAATGCGAGCAGGCAATGAACGGCAGCCCCATGATGAGTTGACGGAACGTGAACTTGAAGTATTATTGCACCTTGCGAAAGGTAAAACGAACCAGGAAATCGCAGATGATTTATTTATTGCACTGAAAACAGTGAAAACACATGTTAGCAATCTATTATCTAAACTAGAAGTGCAAGACCGGACACAAGCAGTCATTTATGCATTTAAGCATGAATTAGTAAATTGAAAAGCAGTCATCTTACGTCAGATTAAAACGGACGTGTGATGACTGCTTTTTTTAATGCAGGAAATTATATAATTATCGGCCCGAGGATAACCTGAGAAAGGCGATATTTCACGCCCAGACTCTAGCGCCTAGAGGCTTACGCTTTTGCTTTAGAATTATTCTGAAGCCAAACGGTTCAAAGCATTAATCATGCCTGCATGAACGCCTTCATGCCACACTGCAAATTGAACGACTGCCTCAACTGTCACCATTGTATGTAAGGGTCCAATTGACATCGGTTCCTGTAACGTATTGCTTAGTTTACCTTCGAGCGCTTTAACGACACGTTCTGGTTGTTCCTCTAATGCCGCGAGGAGCTCGTCTGTTGATGGAGCATTTCCTTCCCAGTCGTTAGGGCCTGATCCCGACACAAAAAGAGAGATCCATTCGGGATGGACAGGTTCATAACCTTCCACCGCTTTTTGAATGAGTGTTTCCATCGTTACAAAAATATGACCCGCATTCCAACGAATCGTGTTATTGAATCCTGTTGGTTGTGCATCCCAAGCTTCTGCTTTTGACTTTACAAGACGGCCAAGTGTATAAATACGTGTGAATTTTAACTGATTCATTGTTTCGATGACAATCATCCCTTTCTTTGCTTCTCTTCTACTCTACCGCATCTTATCTACAAATCAAAACGGTCGCTCCACAAAGGGACGACCGCTACTAAGTTATGGTTTAAATGGATCTTCGTTCGGTTTCTCTTTATTCCATTTTTCGTGTGTTTCTTGATCAAACTTGTTATCTTCTTGATGTTTTTCACCAAAAGGGTATTGTTCGCCCGACCTTGGCTTATTATAACCCGTGTCCGTTTTGTATGTTCCGTATGCTGACTGTTCATTCTCACCAGTCTTGTCCAAGGTGTTTTTTCTAAAGACATCCGATGTATTCGAATCGGATGGATCCGCGAGTGGAAGCTCATCGGAATTAGCTACCCCTTTCACTTTCGGTTCAAGATCTTCTTTGTTTGGGTACTTACCATCTGATTTTGTCATAGTATCTATTGATCCTCCTTCTTCGAATAGTGATTCTATTCCCATATTTTAAACTAATGATACAACACATTTCATTAAACAAGCAAGTAGAATCCCATACTAGACAGCAGGATGGCCACTCCAATTACCACGTCTATCCATCTACTTGTCAGCTAAACTATTCTTCTAAATAACCAAAAGCAATTATTTCTTTGGCAGTCGTAAAGGCGTTTGTACTTAGTGCCTAGTAATCTATTTGCATAAGCTAAATTAGACCATTCATGAAAGGAGTGTTGACAATGGGTCAATACGGAGGATATGAGAGCGGAAGCTCATTTGCGTTAATTATTGTGCTTTTCATCCTGTTAATTATTATCGGTGCTTGCTTCATTGGTTAATTAAGGATGTTGTGCATCTAGTACCAGCATACTTGCTATATATGTTGAAATAAAGAAACCACTGAATTTGCTACTGCGCTAGGGGATGCTGCCAGTCTTATGACTTTGGCTCCCCCTTAAAAGGCGCCTTCGCTCAATTTATATGGGTATTTATTTGGTCAACATATATAGTTTTTTTTCTTAGGGAGCGCTTGATAAGCGCTCCCTTTCCATATTTCCATTTTATTAATTTTAATGAAACTTTAGACATTATTTGGTCGTCCAATACTGAATCAATGATTGGAGGATCTACTGTGATACGGGGAATTATTTTATCGTTATTCAGCATCACTTTTCTACTGTGGATTGAACAATCAGTAGAAGTTACATACATCTGGAAAACGGCGGCGAAAGTGACTCTATTCCTGCTCGTCCCACTCCTATTATTCCGCAAGACGGGATTCCCATTCTTACGCTTGGTCCAAACTGATCGAAAAAGCATGTTGATTGCGATTGGTTCTGGAGTTGCGATTATGGGGATTATCTTTGCGGCGTTCATCATCTTACAGCCTTTCATAGATATTGCTGCACTTCTAGTTGACCTTGCTAGTGCAGGTATAACGACTACAACATTCCCGTTCATCGCTCTCTATATACTGTTCGGCAATTCGATGTTAGAGGAATTTTACTTCCGCGGTCTGTTGCCAAATCTTGTTGGCAAATCTCGGATTCGGTTTATTTTACCGTCATTCCTCTTTGCCATTTATCATATTTCAATTTTTCTTCCATGGTTCAGCTCAGCTCTTCTTATACTCGCTGTAACAGGGCTCTGGGTTGGTGGAGTTATCTTTCAACTTGCCAATGAAAAAAGCGGAACAATTTTGCCCTCTTGGACGATTCACATGTGTGCAGATATTGGTGTACTACTTATCGGTGTCTATATCATGTACTTCTATTGAATAAGGCCGCATGACAAAAAAAGCTGTACACATTCCCCTTCTATAAGGGCTTTGCATACAGCTTATTATTTGTATATCTATTTGTTAAACCGCCGCCACGACGACCGTTACTTTGAATAAATCCCCATCTACTTCGATTTTCATATTCCCATTATGCAAATCAACGATGGATTGCGCAATCGCAAGACCAAGTCCTGAACCATCTGTATGGCGTGATGTATCCGCCCGTTTAAAGCGTTCATATAATTCGTCGATATTTTCACCGAGCTCATACTTCGTCACATTTTTCACGACGAATTCGGCCGTATCCCCTACTTTTCGAAGCGTAATATAGACACGGGTACCCGGCAATGTGTACTTGATGGCATTAACAATCAAGTTATCCAATACGCGCCACCATCTTTTCCCGTCCACATAGGCAACGAGTGCAGCTTCAGGGAAATTCACCCTAAAATCCAGTCCTGATTTCGAGATTTCTTCTTCGTGCTCTGCAAGGGCTTGTTGGAGTAATTGCGTCATATCAACACGCTGCTTGTTAAGCTCCAAGTTACCACTTGCCATTTTCGATACTTCGAATAAATCCTCGATTAACGTCTTCAAACGCTGTGACTTTTTGTCTAAAATGTCTACATATTTTGTACGTTCTTCAGCTGTAATGTCTTCCTTTTTCAAGAGATCCGTGTAGGTAATAATTGATGTCAATGGAGTCCTGAGATCATGACTGACATTCGTAATTAGTTCTGTTTTCAGTCGTTCGCTTTTCGCCTGTTCAGTCACGGAAATATGGACACCTTCACGAAGATTATTCAAATTCTTTGCGTGTTCCGCTAGTGGTGATTTCCCCTCAATATCAATTTCTTTGTGCAATCGCCCATTCGCCATCGCTTCCGTAGCAACCATAATGCGATTCAAATACGCTGTTCTTCTCACAAAGATATAGAGGAATGGCAATCCAGCAAACAAGACAAGCGGAATATAAATCATAATTAATATAGGTTGGATGAGGACAATGCAAAGTCCGATACCTGCTAGGAAAAAACCAATTAACAGTAGGAACATTTGAATACCAATGGATCGATTCAAGAACATCCCTTGCCACGCAAGTATGAACCTCATACTGTAACTCTCTTTAATATCCTGTATTAGCGCACCCCTAACTTTTACACGCTCTACAAGTAGGACCAATTGGAATACTATCGCCCATAGGAAGACCATTAAAATGACAAGCGTCATTCCGAGAATGACTCCGGATTCTAATCTATAATGAGTAAAAAATGTGACATAGCGCCCTACAGCATTTCCTAATAAAACCCAAAAAACACTAGCTGAAAGCAATAGCAATGCTGCTTTCAGGTCAATTTTCTGCCGTTGGTATCTCTCTACATAATAGCTTGTCGTGACCCATTCCTTGTTGAAACGTATAACTGTCAGCAAAGCCGCTAAAGCAAGTATACCAAGCGTCCAAAGGACATATAAAATTAACTGTTTTTGATTATATTGTTTTACATTTTTACCCAGAGAACCTTTCTGCAATGCACTTTGCGGTACAACTACAGTCCCCTCAAATTTCTTCACAGTTTGTGGCTGAGTAGACTCCAAAGCGGCGTCTTGTGCATGCTCTGACGCAGTCTCTTCTGTTACGGTTGAAACAGTATCTCTGAACGCCGAAACTCCACTTTCATAGGCCTCTGACGAATAACTATCATAATAAAAGTCATCCAACTGATCAGGCGCCGCAAAGAGATAACCTTCCTCCGCACTGAAAGTCTCTTTATAGCCCGTCGTAACATGGATATCTCCTGAAGTGAACTTTTCTCCCGTTTGACTATCCGTTAACTCATAAACAACAGGAAAATAAAGATTTTCCTCGGTGTTCTGAATGCGTCGCTGCAACTCTTCTTCTAGCTGTTTCTCTTTACTTGCACGGATCTTTACTTCTACATGCGCGTCCGATTCAAAGTTCTTCCGAATGTCGTCAATTTTCGCATCGCGCTCTTCTATCAATGTCGCTTTCAGCTTTTCACTTTTCACCGCTTCCGCATCGGTGATTCGTTGCGTATATTGCACTTCAATATTACCAATCTGCTCAGAAAGAGTACCATAGTAATTACGATGCTCTTCGATTTCGGATTTAGTAACTGTAATCCGTTTTTTCTCCGCTTCTATATCAATCGGATTCAAAACAACTTGAGTAAGATTTCCATAAAAGTTATTCATTTCCCATTGAAAATCATTCGACTCTACATAGCTCTTACCAATATAACGTAAGTTACCACCTGTCACTGAAAGCAATGCCGTTAAAAATAATACCGCTAATGAAGTCCACACAACAATTTGTATACCATATTTCTTTTTCACCATCATACACTCCCTTTCATCAGCCGTGTGAGATAAGCGATGGCCCGACTAGAACGCTCCACACCATTGCCTACCAAGTCGATGATATAGGAGAAACAGTAACCAATACTCAGTGCCGCTATAACAATTGCAAGAATCGACCAGAAAGTAGTATAATCATTTTTCGATTTTGTAACCAATGCCCCATACCACCTTTACATACCTTGGATTTTTCGGATCTGCTTCGATTTTCTCACGAATTTTACGAATATGAACTGCGACAATATTTTCAGCATTGTACGCCGCCTCGTTCCAAACCCGTTCATAGATTTCACTGATAGAAAACACACGTCCTGCATTCTTCATCAGTAATTCTGTGATTTTGTATTCGATAGGAGTCAGCTTTACTACATCACCATCGACGGTTATTTCCTTCGCCTCTTCATCAAGAACAAGTCCGTCGATTTCTACTTTTTTCTGACCGTCATATGTACCAAATTGAATATATCGACGTAATTGAGACTTCACACGTGCCATCAATTCCATTGGATGGAACGGTTTGGTCACATAGTCATCGGCTCCCACAGACAAACCGTGAATTTTATCTGAATCCTCTGCTTTTGCACTTAACATGATAATCGGGATATTGCGCACTTCCCGAATTTTGAATGTCGCCGTAATACCATCCATATTCGGCATCATAATGTCGAGAATGAGAAGATGGACGTCGTTCGACTCCAATAACTCGATCGCCTCTTTGCCATCCGCCGCCTTTAGTACGTCGTATCCTTCATTTTTTAAATAAATTTCAATCCCGTCACGGATATCCTGATCGTCATCCGCTACCAACACCGTGAACTTCGCCATCTTCCGCACCTCGCTTTTCTTAACTCTATGATACCAATTGTACCCGCCAAATCTTAACATTTACCAATTGTAATTATGAAGAAAGTCTTAAGATGTGTTGTATCAAGATTCCAAACAAACACGTTAATCCAAACTTTTGTGTTTGTGTTTGCTTTTGAATTAGCTAAGTGACTGTCCCCATCAATTCAAATGATTATTGCATGTTTGGACAGAGACTTACATATTGATAGGGTGCAAGGACAAACTACTATTGGGGGTAATGTTAATGTCAAACCGTGCTGTTGTATACAATAAGCCTGGAATAGTTTCAATCGAAAATATTGGCTTTCCCGACTTGGTGTTACGAGATGGACCCGGGGTAAATCCATTAAATGTCGGACGTAAGTGTGATCACGGTGTCATTCTAAAAGTCGTTGCTACAAATATTTGCGGGAGTGATCAACATATGGTGCGCGGTAGGACAACTGCACCAAGCGGTCTAGCATTAGGACATGAAATTACCGGCGAAGTCATTGAGGCAGGTCGGGACGTAGAATTCATGAAAGTCGGAGATCTTGTCTCCGTGCCTTTTAATATTGCTTGTGGTCGCTGTAGAAATTGTAAATCACAAGACACTCATATTTGTGAAAACGTAAATCCAGACCGTCCTGGATCAGCTTACGGTTATGTTGATATGGGTGGTTGGGTCGGTGGACAATCGGAGTATGTAATGGTTCCTTACGCTGATTTCCAACTCCTAAAGTTTCCAGATAAAGCACAAGCGATGGAAAAAATTCTTGACCTTGCTATGCTATCAGATATTTTTCCAACAGGATTTCACGGAGCATACAGTGCTGGAGTCACAATCGGGTCGACTGTATATATAGCTGGCGCTGGCCCAGTAGGATTAGCAGCCGCTCATTCAGCACAACTGCTCGGTGCTTCATGTGTCATTGTAGGAGATATGATTGAAGATCGATTGGCACAAGCGAGAAGTTTTGGATGTGAAACGATCAACCTTAGTCAGCATGATGATATAGGCGAACAAATTGCCCAAATACTTGGTACTCCTGAAGTCGATTGTGCTGTTGACTGCGTCGGGTTTGAAGCGCATGGTAACGGACCTAATCGAGGAGAAGCACCTGCAGCTGTTCTTAACTCAATTATGGAAGTGACACGTGCTGGAGGCAAATTAGGAATTCCAGGTTTGTACGTAACTGGAGATCCAGGAGCAACTGATGAAGATGCCAAATTTGGGACGCTGAAAATCCGAATGGGATTAGGCTGGGCAAAAGCACATCATTTCGTTACGGGACAAACTCCTGTCATGAAGTACCATGAGTTTTTAATGAAATCAATACTGAGCGGGAAAGCCCAAATTGCCAAGGCAGTAAATGCTACGCTTATTTCATTAGAAGAGGCACCGAATGGCTACCAAGTTTTTGATAAAGGCGCAGCGAAAAAGTTCGTTATCGATCCACACGGACTGATAAAGAGATAACTCTTTTAACATAGATGATAACATCCACGACAAAATCTTCGGAATTTCGAAAACGAGCTGTGGATGTTTTTCTATCCCGTATCGACAATCAGGGGGGATTTCCTATGTCGGCATTTTTAGGTGAATTAGTTGGAACGATGATCTTAGTGATTTTAGGTTGCGGTGTTGTT from the Sporosarcina psychrophila genome contains:
- a CDS encoding sensor histidine kinase, whose amino-acid sequence is MKKKYGIQIVVWTSLAVLFLTALLSVTGGNLRYIGKSYVESNDFQWEMNNFYGNLTQVVLNPIDIEAEKKRITVTKSEIEEHRNYYGTLSEQIGNIEVQYTQRITDAEAVKSEKLKATLIEERDAKIDDIRKNFESDAHVEVKIRASKEKQLEEELQRRIQNTEENLYFPVVYELTDSQTGEKFTSGDIHVTTGYKETFSAEEGYLFAAPDQLDDFYYDSYSSEAYESGVSAFRDTVSTVTEETASEHAQDAALESTQPQTVKKFEGTVVVPQSALQKGSLGKNVKQYNQKQLILYVLWTLGILALAALLTVIRFNKEWVTTSYYVERYQRQKIDLKAALLLLSASVFWVLLGNAVGRYVTFFTHYRLESGVILGMTLVILMVFLWAIVFQLVLLVERVKVRGALIQDIKESYSMRFILAWQGMFLNRSIGIQMFLLLIGFFLAGIGLCIVLIQPILIMIYIPLVLFAGLPFLYIFVRRTAYLNRIMVATEAMANGRLHKEIDIEGKSPLAEHAKNLNNLREGVHISVTEQAKSERLKTELITNVSHDLRTPLTSIITYTDLLKKEDITAEERTKYVDILDKKSQRLKTLIEDLFEVSKMASGNLELNKQRVDMTQLLQQALAEHEEEISKSGLDFRVNFPEAALVAYVDGKRWWRVLDNLIVNAIKYTLPGTRVYITLRKVGDTAEFVVKNVTKYELGENIDELYERFKRADTSRHTDGSGLGLAIAQSIVDLHNGNMKIEVDGDLFKVTVVVAAV
- a CDS encoding YjcZ family sporulation protein — translated: MGQYGGYESGSSFALIIVLFILLIIIGACFIG
- the liaF gene encoding cell wall-active antibiotics response protein LiaF, with the translated sequence MKRIDTSKITFWGLTFLLLIFVEAAFFHNGNIVFVLLGAGLIYYGLRKRSKLLFLPGLFFIAMALFTLWSLRMLIFTVIIYVLVKLWKGVPSEEIMRPLKNLQRETPNGIWKNKLFSVQSSPFASYEWEDIHIHGFFGDIHIDVTDTVLPKGTSLISVRQGIGKIKIDLPYEIPVRIHYTTLIGDAKLFNIYRKRLINESLHMKDSYEGKSADSPELIITLSTWGGDVEVTRK
- a CDS encoding DinB family protein produces the protein MIVIETMNQLKFTRIYTLGRLVKSKAEAWDAQPTGFNNTIRWNAGHIFVTMETLIQKAVEGYEPVHPEWISLFVSGSGPNDWEGNAPSTDELLAALEEQPERVVKALEGKLSNTLQEPMSIGPLHTMVTVEAVVQFAVWHEGVHAGMINALNRLASE
- a CDS encoding PspA/IM30 family protein — protein: MNSLWNRFKYSVQADLHTVLDKKESKNPIAMLNQYIREAEKQTESIGKLLERQSKLKTELQKELAEAEKMSEKRRSQLELAQTAGEEDLIAFAEEEIAAYDTRAAELSESVMETAYELISLERKFEEMKHKVKDMKVRQLQLMGKENVTRAHHRMDQIISPENADSKMASVGDMKKYIENLGGKIEREYETSSMDRRLETLEKESAKEVEIV
- a CDS encoding sensor histidine kinase gives rise to the protein MKAVIGRGLVLSILFIAIAAVYIYFLLGLPIEESWFAFYELQFANVSLGLWILTTIFLLAWGIAIWTGFLGSSKEKAIEQRITGLIDTELETDSIEKFSPRMDRAIGTVSTVIHTQRKSLQRIIDERAEEQDKLIQERIIQERQRLARELHDSVSQQLFAASMLLSAITENNEVAIAQKPVLQVERIVQQAQLEMRALLLHLRPAPLNNKSLAEGLEELLIELREKVLFDIRFRLEEVTLSKGAEDQLFRIAQETLSNTLRHAQATEVDVLFVERDGLAIFRVQDNGIGFKDSDGKGGSYGLQNVKERAIEIGGTCKIVSVPSQGTIVEVKLPARKGDGPNDQDPVSG
- a CDS encoding response regulator, with protein sequence MIKILLVDDHEMVRIGVSAYLQIQPDMEVIGEAVNGREAVGKALELRPDIILMDMVMPEMNGAEATAAIIKEWPEAKIVIVTSFLDDDKVYPALEAGAISYILKTSNAKRIAEAIRETLKGQTVLEPEVTTKMMRKMRAGNERQPHDELTERELEVLLHLAKGKTNQEIADDLFIALKTVKTHVSNLLSKLEVQDRTQAVIYAFKHELVN
- a CDS encoding CPBP family intramembrane glutamic endopeptidase; translated protein: MIRGIILSLFSITFLLWIEQSVEVTYIWKTAAKVTLFLLVPLLLFRKTGFPFLRLVQTDRKSMLIAIGSGVAIMGIIFAAFIILQPFIDIAALLVDLASAGITTTTFPFIALYILFGNSMLEEFYFRGLLPNLVGKSRIRFILPSFLFAIYHISIFLPWFSSALLILAVTGLWVGGVIFQLANEKSGTILPSWTIHMCADIGVLLIGVYIMYFY
- a CDS encoding ABC transporter permease, yielding MKKLGLAALGITAAIVALANLGSLLALAFSALIAYAGFHYFKKSTSTILKLFWGGVLVIGLLTAIANVPAFIGIIALVGVLYVWRKWHGSENSNIINNPTDDPFVNFERQWNEITK
- the fdhA gene encoding formaldehyde dehydrogenase, glutathione-independent, whose amino-acid sequence is MLMSNRAVVYNKPGIVSIENIGFPDLVLRDGPGVNPLNVGRKCDHGVILKVVATNICGSDQHMVRGRTTAPSGLALGHEITGEVIEAGRDVEFMKVGDLVSVPFNIACGRCRNCKSQDTHICENVNPDRPGSAYGYVDMGGWVGGQSEYVMVPYADFQLLKFPDKAQAMEKILDLAMLSDIFPTGFHGAYSAGVTIGSTVYIAGAGPVGLAAAHSAQLLGASCVIVGDMIEDRLAQARSFGCETINLSQHDDIGEQIAQILGTPEVDCAVDCVGFEAHGNGPNRGEAPAAVLNSIMEVTRAGGKLGIPGLYVTGDPGATDEDAKFGTLKIRMGLGWAKAHHFVTGQTPVMKYHEFLMKSILSGKAQIAKAVNATLISLEEAPNGYQVFDKGAAKKFVIDPHGLIKR
- a CDS encoding response regulator transcription factor; protein product: MAKFTVLVADDDQDIRDGIEIYLKNEGYDVLKAADGKEAIELLESNDVHLLILDIMMPNMDGITATFKIREVRNIPIIMLSAKAEDSDKIHGLSVGADDYVTKPFHPMELMARVKSQLRRYIQFGTYDGQKKVEIDGLVLDEEAKEITVDGDVVKLTPIEYKITELLMKNAGRVFSISEIYERVWNEAAYNAENIVAVHIRKIREKIEADPKNPRYVKVVWGIGYKIEK